The Brevibacillus brevis genome contains a region encoding:
- a CDS encoding HAD-IIA family hydrolase — translation MLDTDRYDAYFFDLDGTIFLGNELLPGVEKTLAALREKQKKIMFLTNTTVQTRTACQTRLQKLGLAARREEIMTAAYAAGLYLQENAEQARVLIVGEPALEEEIASFHIKQVQDAEEATHVLVGMDRAFTYEKLQQAADAVRKGAHLIVANPDPVCPVPGGAIPDTWALARAIETAGGASVWAMTGKPSRYYADQVFQQLQVQPERCVMVGDRLETDILLGKNSGMKTALVMTGVTTSRELEATEIQPDYILPTMEAMVQVE, via the coding sequence TTGCTAGATACAGATAGGTACGATGCGTATTTTTTTGATTTGGATGGAACGATTTTTCTTGGGAATGAGCTGCTTCCTGGGGTGGAAAAGACACTTGCTGCACTGAGGGAGAAGCAGAAGAAAATCATGTTTTTGACCAACACGACGGTACAGACAAGAACAGCTTGTCAGACTCGCCTTCAGAAGCTCGGATTGGCTGCCCGGCGGGAAGAAATCATGACGGCTGCCTATGCGGCGGGATTGTATCTTCAAGAGAATGCGGAGCAAGCGCGTGTCCTGATTGTAGGGGAGCCTGCCTTGGAGGAAGAGATTGCGAGCTTTCATATAAAGCAGGTGCAAGATGCGGAGGAAGCGACGCATGTATTGGTCGGAATGGACCGTGCATTTACGTATGAAAAGCTGCAACAAGCTGCTGACGCTGTGCGAAAGGGAGCCCACCTGATCGTAGCGAACCCCGATCCGGTATGTCCGGTGCCAGGGGGTGCCATTCCTGATACATGGGCGTTGGCGAGAGCGATTGAAACGGCCGGTGGAGCCTCTGTCTGGGCGATGACTGGCAAGCCGTCTCGGTACTACGCCGATCAGGTTTTTCAACAGCTTCAAGTGCAGCCAGAAAGATGCGTCATGGTAGGCGACCGTTTGGAGACAGACATTTTACTCGGGAAAAACAGCGGTATGAAAACGGCGCTGGTAATGACAGGTGTGACGACCAGTCGCGAACTGGAAGCCACAGAGATTCAGCCAGATTACATCCTTCCGACGATGGAAGCCATGGTGCAAGTCGAGTAG
- the efeO gene encoding iron uptake system protein EfeO encodes MIQKWSYPLAAVVLGSSLLAACGNAQTQTEEKKPEAAQPDKPAAADQSATASTASAPSPELQASIDQYRKWVVDQTDQFVKETESFTTAVKAGDLEKAKKEYAPARAYFERIEPIAESLGDFDPWIDAREGDVPDNEWRGYHKLEKALWETKSVADQGKVADQLLQDVKQLRVKVESVEIDVPMLVTGAVELLNEVSTSKVTGEEERYSHTDLYDFAANVEGAHEIYKVLKPAVTAKDAALASEIEARFADLDKALAPYRKGDGYVLYTELKEDQVKKLSQSLDALAEPLSKMGTIVGG; translated from the coding sequence ATGATTCAAAAATGGAGTTATCCACTTGCCGCAGTTGTTCTCGGTTCCTCCTTGCTCGCCGCTTGTGGAAACGCACAAACACAAACCGAAGAGAAAAAACCAGAAGCCGCGCAGCCTGACAAGCCTGCCGCTGCTGATCAGTCTGCGACAGCGAGCACTGCTTCTGCTCCTTCTCCTGAGCTGCAAGCCTCTATTGATCAATACCGAAAATGGGTCGTTGACCAAACCGACCAATTCGTAAAAGAAACAGAAAGCTTCACCACCGCCGTCAAAGCAGGCGATCTGGAAAAAGCGAAAAAGGAGTATGCTCCAGCCCGTGCTTACTTTGAGAGAATCGAGCCTATCGCGGAATCTCTCGGCGATTTTGACCCATGGATTGATGCCCGCGAAGGCGATGTGCCTGATAACGAATGGCGCGGCTATCACAAATTGGAGAAAGCACTCTGGGAAACCAAATCGGTCGCTGACCAAGGAAAAGTGGCGGATCAGCTGCTGCAAGATGTGAAGCAGCTCCGCGTGAAGGTAGAGAGCGTCGAAATCGACGTGCCTATGCTGGTAACGGGTGCAGTTGAGCTCTTGAACGAAGTATCGACGAGCAAGGTGACTGGTGAGGAAGAACGCTATTCCCATACAGACTTGTACGATTTCGCTGCGAACGTGGAAGGCGCTCACGAAATTTATAAAGTATTGAAGCCTGCTGTTACGGCAAAAGACGCTGCTCTTGCCAGTGAAATTGAAGCTCGCTTCGCTGATTTGGACAAAGCACTCGCGCCATACCGTAAAGGTGACGGTTATGTGCTGTACACCGAGTTGAAGGAAGACCAGGTGAAAAAGCTGAGTCAGTCCCTCGACGCATTGGCTGAACCATTGTCCAAAATGGGTACGATCGTAGGAGGCTAA
- the efeB gene encoding iron uptake transporter deferrochelatase/peroxidase subunit has protein sequence MNDKHPANTAANKITRREALKLAGVGGIGLLLGATGVNNLMPSPSKDEQTSATPTGADEVIPFYGKHQSGIITPMQDFICMGAFDLTTTSLGDVRTLFQSWTQAAARMTAGKNVDEESDNALLPPVDTGEAMGLRPMQLTITFGLGASFFDERFGLAAKRPAPLVDLPRFNSDEMRKEWSDGDIVVQVCANDPQVAFHALRNLARIARGKAVLHWLQEGFQRTSASDPTGSTPRNLMGFKDGTNNPQVNDPATANEVVWAHTAESPAWMAGGSYMVMRRIRMRIEVWDRSSLTDQENTFGRHRMTGAPLGKANEFDELELDRKDAKGKPVIPVDSHVALAHMEGKVKILRRGYSYSSGMDLKTGQLDAGLLFICFNRDPRKQFIPMQQKLASVDLLNEYITHVGSGLYACLPGASEGGYIGDTLF, from the coding sequence ATGAATGACAAGCATCCCGCAAACACCGCAGCGAACAAAATCACACGTCGAGAAGCTCTAAAGTTGGCTGGTGTCGGGGGGATTGGACTGCTGTTGGGGGCGACTGGGGTCAATAACCTTATGCCCTCTCCTTCTAAAGATGAGCAGACAAGTGCCACTCCGACCGGTGCAGATGAGGTCATTCCCTTTTATGGCAAGCATCAGTCCGGGATCATTACACCTATGCAGGATTTTATCTGCATGGGTGCTTTTGATTTGACGACGACCTCGCTAGGGGATGTCCGCACCTTGTTTCAAAGCTGGACGCAGGCGGCAGCACGCATGACTGCCGGCAAAAACGTCGATGAGGAGAGCGACAACGCCCTTCTTCCTCCTGTCGACACGGGAGAAGCCATGGGCCTGCGCCCAATGCAATTGACAATCACATTTGGGCTTGGCGCTTCTTTCTTTGACGAGCGCTTTGGTCTGGCAGCCAAACGCCCAGCTCCCTTAGTTGACTTGCCTCGCTTCAACAGCGATGAAATGCGAAAAGAATGGTCAGATGGCGATATTGTCGTGCAGGTCTGTGCCAACGATCCACAGGTCGCCTTCCATGCCCTGCGGAACTTGGCCCGGATCGCTCGAGGCAAAGCTGTCCTCCACTGGCTGCAGGAGGGCTTCCAGCGTACCAGCGCATCCGACCCGACTGGCTCCACACCACGCAATCTGATGGGCTTCAAGGATGGCACGAACAATCCGCAGGTGAACGATCCCGCTACCGCAAATGAAGTCGTCTGGGCTCACACTGCTGAAAGTCCCGCGTGGATGGCAGGCGGCAGCTACATGGTCATGCGCCGAATCCGCATGCGGATCGAGGTATGGGATCGCTCCTCCCTCACCGATCAGGAGAATACGTTTGGTCGCCATCGCATGACGGGTGCTCCACTGGGCAAAGCAAATGAGTTCGACGAGCTGGAGCTGGATCGCAAGGACGCAAAAGGAAAGCCCGTGATTCCCGTGGATTCCCACGTTGCCTTGGCCCATATGGAGGGCAAGGTGAAAATTTTGCGGCGCGGTTACTCCTATTCGAGTGGAATGGATCTCAAGACTGGTCAGCTCGATGCTGGGCTTTTGTTCATTTGCTTCAATCGTGATCCGCGCAAGCAATTCATTCCGATGCAACAAAAGCTCGCATCCGTCGACCTGCTCAATGAATATATCACCCATGTAGGCAGTGGTCTGTACGCCTGTCTCCCTGGTGCAAGTGAGGGCGGATACATCGGGGACACGCTTTTTTAA
- a CDS encoding FTR1 family iron permease, producing the protein MKRYLFIICTCLLLWTSALSSAVAAPLVPEQLKQMIALSSDALISSGDSNWEEAAKAISSMKSIWEGNSEESSADAQALTQAIVEAEQALAQAKANPDTAKAAISNLAKATDRYVSSKEEGGQPKERAHKQIAALLPLLQNSMTAITEGDLTKAKQSYNSFVTGWYKAEGLVRAENAAVYGDMEIKISGARIALNTEPPDPKKSAEKVQALITAVDNYLSGKAVQQPAANPSSEQPTISSLLALLASVETDIANQNATAASDKMETFITSWPSVEGVVMTKSPATYSSIEAKMVAVPTLILSNPPQWEKATAHLAEMKTELAPFATTSSYTAWDAGLILFREGLEAILIIVSLLTVLNKSGNADKRKWIWSGSIAGIVVSAILAVILSLVFSTLSTGNSRETIEGVTGLIAVFFMVTIGAWLHKKSNLQAWNQFVEKSIGSSLATGALWSLSFTAFLAVAREGAETIIFYMGMAATISMTDLVIGIVSAIVVLAVIGFVIIKLSARIPVRPFFFVASLLLYYMAFKFVGVSIHALQVTGSLSAHSSDYLLYAPTLGIYASWETTIPQLIIFVIVLINLFLYSRKKTATPIPRVN; encoded by the coding sequence TTGAAACGCTATCTGTTTATCATTTGTACCTGCCTGCTGCTATGGACATCTGCTCTCTCTTCCGCTGTAGCCGCGCCGCTTGTGCCAGAACAGCTCAAACAAATGATCGCCCTCTCCAGCGATGCCTTGATTAGCAGTGGGGATAGCAACTGGGAAGAAGCAGCTAAAGCGATCAGCAGTATGAAGAGCATCTGGGAGGGCAATTCGGAAGAGAGCTCCGCAGATGCACAAGCATTGACGCAAGCAATCGTGGAAGCAGAGCAAGCCCTTGCCCAAGCAAAGGCGAATCCTGACACTGCAAAAGCAGCCATCTCCAATTTGGCAAAAGCAACAGATCGTTACGTCTCGTCCAAAGAAGAAGGCGGTCAGCCAAAAGAGCGCGCGCACAAGCAAATTGCGGCATTGCTGCCGCTCTTGCAAAACAGCATGACAGCCATCACGGAAGGCGATCTGACGAAAGCCAAGCAATCGTACAACAGCTTCGTCACCGGCTGGTACAAGGCAGAGGGTCTTGTTCGAGCGGAAAATGCCGCAGTCTACGGGGACATGGAAATCAAAATCAGCGGTGCGCGCATTGCCTTGAATACAGAACCACCCGATCCTAAAAAGAGTGCAGAGAAAGTACAGGCACTCATTACTGCGGTCGACAATTATTTGTCAGGAAAGGCAGTCCAACAGCCTGCTGCGAATCCTTCTTCCGAGCAGCCAACCATCTCGTCTCTACTCGCACTCCTTGCATCGGTTGAAACAGATATCGCCAATCAGAACGCAACCGCTGCTTCGGACAAAATGGAGACCTTTATCACCTCTTGGCCCTCTGTAGAAGGCGTAGTCATGACCAAATCGCCAGCGACCTACAGCAGCATCGAAGCCAAGATGGTCGCCGTCCCGACACTCATCCTGTCCAATCCCCCGCAATGGGAAAAGGCGACGGCTCATCTTGCGGAAATGAAGACAGAGCTTGCGCCATTTGCGACAACGTCCTCGTACACCGCTTGGGATGCGGGACTCATCTTGTTCCGCGAAGGACTGGAGGCCATCTTGATCATCGTCTCGCTGCTCACTGTCCTGAACAAGTCAGGCAATGCCGACAAGCGCAAATGGATCTGGTCTGGGTCCATTGCCGGAATCGTAGTTTCCGCCATTCTTGCCGTCATCCTCAGTCTCGTTTTCTCCACCCTCTCCACAGGCAACTCGCGAGAAACGATTGAGGGAGTAACCGGACTGATTGCCGTTTTCTTTATGGTGACGATTGGTGCCTGGTTGCATAAGAAGTCCAATTTGCAGGCATGGAATCAGTTTGTCGAGAAGTCTATCGGCTCTTCCTTGGCAACAGGAGCTCTGTGGTCACTCTCATTCACTGCCTTTCTCGCTGTCGCACGCGAAGGGGCAGAAACGATTATCTTTTATATGGGGATGGCCGCTACGATCTCCATGACAGACCTGGTGATCGGTATCGTGAGCGCGATTGTCGTCTTGGCTGTGATTGGCTTTGTCATCATCAAGCTCAGTGCACGCATTCCGGTGCGTCCGTTCTTTTTTGTAGCCAGCCTCTTGCTCTACTACATGGCGTTTAAATTCGTCGGCGTCAGCATCCACGCTTTGCAAGTGACAGGAAGCTTATCTGCACACAGCAGCGATTACTTGTTGTACGCACCGACTCTCGGCATTTACGCGAGCTGGGAAACGACGATCCCGCAATTGATCATATTCGTGATCGTTCTCATCAATTTGTTCCTGTATTCGCGGAAAAAAACAGCCACTCCTATTCCGCGAGTAAACTAA